Proteins encoded together in one Oryzias latipes chromosome 11, ASM223467v1 window:
- the LOC101171502 gene encoding catenin beta-1: protein MATQSDLMELDMALGDSKAAVSQWQQQSYLDSGIQSGVTTTAPSLSGKGNPDIEEEDPTLYDWEFSQPFTPEPTDIEGYAMTRAQRVRAAMFPETLEEGLQIPPTQLDAAHPTAVQRLAEPSQMLKHAVVNLINYQDDAELATRAIPELTKLLNDEDQVVVNKAAVMVHQLSKKEASRHALMRSPQMVSAVVRAMQNTGDVETARCSAGTLHNLSHHREGLLAIFKSGGIPALVKMLGSPVDSVLFYAITTLHNLLLHQEGAKMAVRLAGGLQKMVALLSNTNVKFLAITTDCLQILAYGNQESKLIILASGGPQALVNIMRTFTYEKLLWTTSRVLKVLSVCSSNKPAIVEAGGMQALGLHLTDPSQRLVQNCLWTLRNLSDAATKQEGMEGLLGTLVQLLGSDDINVVTCAAGILSNLTCNNYSNKLMVCQVGGIEALVRTVLRAGDREDITEPAVCALRHLTSRHQDAEMAQNAVRLHYGLPVVVKLLHPPSHWPLIKATVGLIRNLALCPANHSALREQGAIPRLVQLLVRAHQDTQRRTSMGGNQQQFVEGVRMEEIVEGCTGALHILARDVHNRIVIRGLNTIPLFVQLLYSPVENIQRVAAGVLCELAQDKEAAEAIEAEGATAPLTELLHSRNEGVATYAAAVLFRMSEDKPQDYKKRLSVELTSSLFRTEPMAWNDTGDLGLDIGAQGDPLAYRPDDGAYRAYPANYGPDALLDPMMEGADYHTDALPDLGHHTDPLPDLGHTQDLMDSNQLAWFDTDL, encoded by the exons ATGGCTACCCAGT CTGATTTGATGGAGTTAGACATGGCTCTGGGTGATAGTAAGGCTGCTGTGAGTCAGTGGCAGCAGCAGTCTTATTTGGATTCAGGAATCCAGTCTGGGGTCACCACCACTGCACCATCTCTGAGTGGCAAGGGCAATCCTGATATTGAAGAGGAGGACCCAACACTCTATGACTGGGAGTTCAGCCAGCCTTTCACTCCAGAGCCTACAG ACATCGAGGGTTATGCCATGACGCGAGCTCAACGTGTCCGTGCCGCAATGTTTCCGGAGACTCTGGAAGAGGGACTTCAGATCCCTCCCACCCAGCTGGATGCGGCTCATCCAACAGCAGTGCAGCGTCTGGCTGAACCTTCTCAGATGCTGAAGCATGCCGTGGTCAACCTCATTAACTATCAGGATGATGCTGAGCTGGCCACACGTGCTATACCTGAACTCACTAAACTGCTCAACGACGAAGACCAG GTTGTTGTGAATAAAGCAGCTGTCATGGTGCATCAGTTGTCAAAGAAGGAAGCGTCGCGCCATGCCCTCATGCGTTCACCACAAATGGTCTCTGCGGTTGTCCGTGCCATGCAAAATACTGGCGATGTGGAGACTGCTCGTTGCTCTGCCGGCACGTTGCACAACCTTTCCCACCATCGTGAAGGGCTGCTCGCAATCTTCAAGTCTGGTGGCATCCCTGCTCTGGTCAAGATGCTAGG CTCACCAGTGGACAGTGTGCTGTTCTATGCCATCACCACTCTCCACAACCTGCTGCTGCACCAAGAAGGGGCAAAGATGGCGGTTCGTCTAGCTGGAGGACTGCAAAAGATGGTGGCCCTCCTGTCAAACACTAATGTCAAGTTTCTGGCAATCACTACTGACTGCCTGCAGATTTTGGCTTATGGCAATCAAGAAAGCAAG CTGATCATTCTGGCCAGTGGTGGCCCTCAGGCCCTGGTTAACATCATGAGGACTTTCACCTATGAGAAGCTTCTGTGGACTACAAGCAGGGTGCTGAAGGTGCTTTCCGTTTGCTCAAGTAACAAGCCGGCGATTGTTGAAGCTG GAGGCATGCAGGCCTTAGGGCTTCATCTGACAGACCCGAGCCAGCGTCTGGTCCAGAACTGCCTCTGGACTCTGAGAAATCTTTCAGATGCTGCCACTAAGCAG GAGGGGATGGAGGGTCTCCTCGGGACTTTGGTTCAGCTCCTCGGCAGTGATGACATCAATGTGGTGACCTGTGCAGCTGGCATTCTCTCCAACTTGACCTGCAACAACTACAGTAACAAGCTCATGGTTTGCCAG GTGGGTGGCATTGAAGCTCTGGTGCGGACGGTGCTTCGTGCCGGTGATAGAGAGGACATCACTGAGCCGGCTGTCTGTGCCCTGCGGCACCTGACCTCCCGCCACCAGGATGCTGAGATGGCTCAGAATGCTGTTCGCCTCCACTATGGTCTGCCTGTGGTGGTCAAACTACTCCACCCTCCATCCCACTGGCCACTAATTAAa GCAACAGTTGGTTTAATTCGCAACCTGGCTCTCTGCCCTGCGAATCACAGCGCCCTGCGGGAGCAGGGTGCCATCCCCCGACTGGTCCAACTGCTTGTCAGAGCTCACCAGGACACCCAAAGGCGCACCAGCATGGGAGGCAACCAGCAGCAGTTTGTG GAAGGTGTTCGTATGGAGGAAATCGTGGAAGGTTGCACAGGAGCTCTGCACATTCTAGCCCGGGATGTTCACAACCGAATTGTCATCAGAGGGCTTAACACCATTCCGCTCTTTGTCCAG TTGCTGTATTCTCCAGTGGAGAACAtccagcgtgttgcagcaggtGTTCTGTGTGAACTGGCCCAGGACAAGGAGGCTGCAGAAGCCATTGAAGCTGAAGGAGCCACTGCACCCCTCACCGAGCTGCTCCACTCCCGCAACGAGGGCGTAG CCACCTACGCTGCAGCCGTCCTGTTCCGTATGTCTGAGGACAAACCCCAGGACTACAAGAAACGTTTGTCCGTGGAGCTGACCAGCTCTTTATTCAGGACGGAGCCAATGGCTTGGAATGAT ACTGGAGACCTGGGACTGGATATCGGAGCACAGGGAGACCCCCTGGCTTACAGACCAGATG ATGGAGCATACAGAGCCTACCCAGCCAACTACGGGCCGGACGCCCTGTTGGACCCAATGATGGAAGGTGCGGACTATCACACTGATGCTCTCCCTGACCTGGGTCACCACACTGACCCTCTGCCAGATCTCGGTCACACCCAGGACCTGATGGACAGCAACCAGCTGGCCTGGTTTGACACCGACCTGTAG